The window AAAAATTTCCATTAATGTACTACTGTAACTATGCATCATAATAATATCATTTTCTTGAACTAAATTTGATCCATATTCTCCTACTCGGCTCACTGCTTCAAAGGAATAATCTATAATATTTGAGCAAACATGGCTAACTTCTTTTTTGACTCTTTCTACATCTTTAACATTTTCTATTTTTTTCAATGTGTTTTTTACTATATACCATGTATTATATATAGTTGCCATTGTTGGTTTCAAATCAATTATCTGTTTTGCTACATCTTCATATCGATTTATCAAACTATCTTTTGAAGAAAAGGTTTCCTGCTCAGAAACCAATTTAAATGCCCATGCCGCAGCACGGCCAAAGGGACTGCCACCTTTTACATTCATATTTCTTATTTCTTCAATTACGTGGTCTGCAGATTTAAACTCGATATCTTTTACTTCCATATTTTTCACCTTCCTATAATTCTTATAATTCTTACTCAATTGATTCATCAATTCCAAAAATATATGTCAAAACAAAAGTTACCAACGCTCCTACTAAGACCCCAGTTAATAAACCGCTAAAACCAGGTCCTAAGTATGCTGGGATTGTATATAAACTAAATGCAACTGGCGCAGTTGTACCTGCGTGGCTTGCACCTGTTATAGCACCTCCTATAGCACCACCTATGCAAACAAACAGAAAAGGTTTTTTATACTTAAGGTTAACCCCATACATTACCGGTTCAATTACGCTTCCAGCAAAAAAACTAGTTAAGCTTAAGGCAAAAGCATTTCTCTTTATTTCAGGATTCTTTGCTTTTAGTGAAACAGCTAGTCCTGCGGCAATTTGGCAGATTAAGCTCGGCGCATGTGTCATTATTACCGTATCTCTGCCAAATCTAGCAATATTGGGAACAGTAATCATCGACAGCAAAACTATATGCATGCCAAAAATAATGAGAATTTGCCATACTCCTCCAATTAATGCCCCGGCTAGAATCGGACTGAATGCATATAAACTTGTAAAAAGTGAAGAAAGAGCATTGCCACCCCATACGCCAATGGGACCTAAGAATAAAATTGTAAGAGGAACTATTATTAATGCACTTAAAAAAGGTATTGCTATACTGTGTGAAGCTTTGGGAAGATATTTCTTTAATATTTGTTCAAATTTTGAAAGAAAATAAATAGCTAATATTGCCGGTATAACAGAACAAGGATAATAAACATTTGTTACTTTAATCCCTAGGAATGTCACTTGCTCCATCGTTGCAAATAAGTTACTAAATTTAGGATTGATCAAAACACACAAAATCATCAGCGATACTGCAATATTTGTCTGGAATTTTTTAGCTGCTGACCAACCGATAATTATAGGGAAGAAGTCATATAGCGTGTCCGCAATAATATTTAGAATTTGATATGTTGAATTGTCGGTAGGTACTTTAAAAACAACACTTAAAAGAACGCAAAATGTTTTTATGAATCCTGAAGCAACTAGTGCAGGAATAACAGGTGTTACAATTTCTGACAGAGTTGTTAAAAATAAATCAAGATACTTTTTTACAGTTCCTTTTTCTTCGGTTTTTTTAGAGGAATCTTCGGCAATAGCTGAATATCCTTCATCTTTGCCGTCTATACTTTCTTTTTGCATTGAAAGAATTTCTCGATAAACTTCGTCTACGATTCCCCCTAAGACTATTTGATATTGGTCACCCAACTTAATGACTTGGAGGACACCCGGTAATTTTTTGAGCTGTTCCACGTTTACCTTAGAATCGTTTTTTGCAACAAATCTTAGTCTTGTCATGCAGTAAGAGATATTGTGAATGTTAGAAGAGCCGCCAATGTTTTCTAAAATCTCTTTTGCAAGTTCTTTATTGTTGTTGGACATTAAAACACTTCCTTTCATTGTTTTTAATATTTTTTTGTTATAAACAAAAAGAGCCGGAAAAGAATATGCTTTTTTACATATCCTTTCCCAGCTCATGCCTGCAAAACAGTAACACGCTGGTTAAATATCGCTAATATTTTTTATTTAGTTGACTGCTGAACTATGTTTAGTATAGCAGGGATTTTTGTATAGTTCAAGTCTTTTTTTAGATATCCTCATTCTGCAAAATGCTGACTGCTACTCGGGCCTGAAACGATTTTTTATCTTAAATACGGTTTTTGTAAGGGTCTTGACAAATTCTTAAAGAGAAGTTTGCTATAGTTCTTCAACCTTTATATTTTTCTTTTTGCTCCAAAAATATATGATTATAGCTGAAGCAAGCCCGATTATCCCTGATATCAAAAATGTCATACCGGCACCATAATGTTCGGATAATGTGCCTGCATACATAGAACCAACGGTTGTCATGCCCGAAAACACTAATGTGTAAAAGCTCATAACACGTCCTCTTATATAATCCTCTGAATTTATTTGAATAATTGAGTTGCAAGATGCAGTAAATGTTATCATGAAAAATCCTGTAAGTG is drawn from Tepidanaerobacter syntrophicus and contains these coding sequences:
- a CDS encoding PTS transporter subunit EIIC, which produces MKGSVLMSNNNKELAKEILENIGGSSNIHNISYCMTRLRFVAKNDSKVNVEQLKKLPGVLQVIKLGDQYQIVLGGIVDEVYREILSMQKESIDGKDEGYSAIAEDSSKKTEEKGTVKKYLDLFLTTLSEIVTPVIPALVASGFIKTFCVLLSVVFKVPTDNSTYQILNIIADTLYDFFPIIIGWSAAKKFQTNIAVSLMILCVLINPKFSNLFATMEQVTFLGIKVTNVYYPCSVIPAILAIYFLSKFEQILKKYLPKASHSIAIPFLSALIIVPLTILFLGPIGVWGGNALSSLFTSLYAFSPILAGALIGGVWQILIIFGMHIVLLSMITVPNIARFGRDTVIMTHAPSLICQIAAGLAVSLKAKNPEIKRNAFALSLTSFFAGSVIEPVMYGVNLKYKKPFLFVCIGGAIGGAITGASHAGTTAPVAFSLYTIPAYLGPGFSGLLTGVLVGALVTFVLTYIFGIDESIE